The Priestia koreensis genomic interval CAAAAAGTAAAAGCTCTAAAAGAAGAGTTATTTAATCTTCGTTTCCAGTTAGCTACTGGCCAATTAGAGAACACTGCACGTATTCGTGAAGTACGTAAGTC includes:
- the rpmC gene encoding 50S ribosomal protein L29 — its product is MKANEIRDLTTAEIEQKVKALKEELFNLRFQLATGQLENTARIREVRKSIARMKTVIRQREIAANK